The Trypanosoma brucei gambiense DAL972 chromosome 10, complete sequence genome has a segment encoding these proteins:
- a CDS encoding elongation factor 1-alpha, putative, giving the protein MGKEKVHMNLVVVGHVDAGKSTATGHLIYKCGGIDKRTIEKFEKEAADIGKASFKYAWVLDKLKAERERGITIDIALWKFESPKSVFTIIDAPGHRDFIKNMITGTSQADAAILIIASAQGEFEAGISKDGQTREHALLAFTLGVKQMVVCCNKMDDKTVNYGQERYDEIVKEVSAYIKKVGYNVEKVRFVPISGWQGDNMIEKSEKMPWYKGPTLLEALDMLEPPVRPSDKPLRLPLQDVYKIGGIGTVPVGRVETGVMKPGDVVTFAPANVTTEVKSIEMHHEQLAEATPGDNVGFNVKNVSVKDIRRGNVCGNTKNDPPKEAADFTAQVIILNHPGQIGNGYAPVLDCHTSHIACKFAEIESKIDRRSGKELEKAPKSIKSGDAAIVRMVPQKPMCVEVFNDYAPLGRFAVRDMRQTVAVGIIKAVTKKDGSGGKVTKAAVKASKK; this is encoded by the coding sequence atgggaaaggaaaaggtgcaCATGAATCTTGTGGTGGTGGGCCACGTCGATGCCGGTAAATCCACTGCAACGGGTCACTTGATCTACAAGTGCGGTGGTATTGACAAACGTACGATCGAGAAGTTCGAGAAAGAAGCTGCCGACATTGGTAAGGCCTCATTCAAGTACGCATGGGTGCTGGACAAGCTGAAGGCTGAGCGCGAACGTGGTATCACGATCGACATTGCACTGTGGAAATTCGAGTCACCCAAGTCTGTCTTCACTATTATTGATGCTCCTGGGCACCGTGACTTCATCAAGAACATGATCACCGGCACATCGCAAGCCGACGCAGCCATCCTCATCATTGCCTCTGCGCAGGGTGAGTTCGAGGCTGGTATCTCCAAGGATGGACAGACCCGCGAGCACGCGTTGCTGGCCTTCACTTTGGGTGTGAAGCAGATGGTTGTGTGCTGCAACAAGATGGACGACAAGACTGTGAACTACGGACAGGAGCGGTATGACGAGATTGTGAAGGAGGTGTCTGCTTACATCAAGAAGGTTGGGTACAACGTGGAGAAGGTGCGCTTCGTCCCCATCTCCGGATGGCAGGGCGACAACATGATTGAGAAATCCGAGAAGATGCCATGGTACAAGGGTCCAACGCTCCTGGAGGCACTAGACATGCTGGAGCCACCAGTGCGTCCGAGCGACAAGCCCCTGCGTCTGCCACTGCAGGACGTGTACAAGATCGGTGGTATTGGCACCGTGCCCGTTGGTCGTGTGGAGACCGGCGTGATGAAGCCTGGTGATGTGGTGACGTTTGCCCCCGCCAACGTGACGACCGAGGTGAAATCGATCGAGATGCACCACGAGCAGCTCGCTGAGGCGACCCCCGGTGACAACGTCGGCTTTAACGTGAAGAACGTTTCTGTAAAGGACATCCGCCGTGGCAACGTCTGCGGTAACACCAAGAACGACCCCCCAAAGGAGGCCGCCGACTTCACGGCACAGGTGATCATCCTGAACCACCCCGGACAGATTGGAAACGGTTATGCGCCCGTGCTGGACTGCCACACATCGCACATTGCCTGCAAGTTCGCGGAGATCGAGTCGAAGATCGACCGTCGCTCTGGCAAGGAGCTGGAGAAGGCTCCCAAGTCGATCAAGTCTGGCGACGCCGCGATCGTGCGCATGGTGCCGCAGAAGCCTATGTGCGTGGAGGTCTTCAACGACTACGCGCCACTCGGCCGCTTTGCCGTGCGTGACATGCGCCAGACCGTCGCTGTCGGTATCATCAAGGCCGTGACCAAGAAGGACGGTTCTGGTGGTAAGGTGACGAAGGCTGCGGTGAAGGCTTCGAAGAAATAA
- a CDS encoding elongation factor 1-alpha, putative, which translates to MGKEKVHMNLVVVGHVDAGKSTATGHLIYKCGGIDKRTIEKFEKEAADIGKASFKYAWVLDKLKAERERGITIDIALWKFESPKSVFTIIDAPGHRDFIKNMITGTSQADAAILIIASAQGEFEAGISQDGQTREHPLLAFPLGGNQRVCAAHKRTKKLETTNGTV; encoded by the coding sequence atgggaaaggaaaaggtgcaCATGAATCTTGTGGTGGTGGGCCACGTCGATGCCGGTAAATCCACTGCAACGGGTCACTTGATCTACAAGTGCGGTGGTATTGACAAACGTACGATCGAGAAGTTCGAGAAAGAAGCTGCCGACATTGGTAAGGCCTCATTCAAGTACGCATGGGTGCTGGACAAGCTGAAGGCTGAGCGCGAACGTGGTATCACGATCGACATTGCACTGTGGAAATTCGAGTCACCCAAGTCTGTCTTCACTATTATTGATGCTCCTGGGCACCGTGACTTCATCAAGAACATGATCACCGGCACATCGCAAGCCGACGCAGCCATCCTCATCATTGCCTCTGCGCAGGGTGAGTTCGAGGCTGGTATCTCCCAGGATGGACAGACCCGCGAGCACCCGTTGCTGGCCTTCCCTTTGGGGGGAAACCAAAGGGTTTGTGCTGCACACAAAAGGACCAAAAAACTGGAAACTACGAACGGAACGGTATAA
- a CDS encoding elongation factor 1-alpha, putative, producing MGKEKVHMNLVVVGHVDAGKSTATGHLIYKCGGIDKRTIEKFEKEAADIGKASFKYAWVLDKLKAERERGITIDIALWKFESPKSVFTIIDAPGHRDFIKNMITGTSQADAAILIIASAQGEFEAGISKDGQTREHALLAFTLGVKQMVVCCNKMDDKTVNYGQERYDEIVKEVSAYIKKVGTTWRRCASSPSPDGRATTMIEKSEKMPWYKGPTLLEALDMLEPPVRPSDKPLRLPLQDVYKIGGIGTVPVGRVETGVMKPGDVVTFAPANVTTEVKSIEMHHEQLAEATPGDNVGFNVKNVSVKDIRRGNVCGNTKNDPPKEAADFTAQVIILNHPGQIGNGYAPVLDCHTSHIACKFAEIESKIDRRSGKELEKAPKSIKSGDAAIVRMVPQKPMCVEVFNDYAPLGRFAVRDMRQTVAVGIIKAVTKKDGSGGKVTKAAVKASKK from the exons atgggaaaggaaaaggtgcaCATGAATCTTGTGGTGGTGGGCCACGTCGATGCCGGTAAATCCACTGCAACGGGTCACTTGATCTACAAGTGCGGTGGTATTGACAAACGTACGATCGAGAAGTTCGAGAAAGAAGCTGCCGACATTGGTAAGGCCTCATTCAAGTACGCATGGGTGCTGGACAAGCTGAAGGCTGAGCGCGAACGTGGTATCACGATCGACATTGCACTGTGGAAATTCGAGTCACCCAAGTCTGTCTTCACTATTATTGATGCTCCTGGGCACCGTGACTTCATCAAGAACATGATCACCGGCACATCGCAAGCCGACGCAGCCATCCTCATCATTGCCTCTGCGCAGGGTGAGTTCGAGGCTGGTATCTCCAAGGATGGACAGACCCGCGAGCACGCGTTGCTGGCCTTCACTTTGGGTGTGAAGCAGATGGTTGTGTGCTGCAACAAGATGGACGACAAGACTGTGAACTACGGACAGGAGCGGTATGACGAGATTGTGAAGGAGGTGTCTGCTTACATCAAGAAGGTTGGTACAACGTGGAGAAGGTGCGCTTCGTCCCCATCTCCGGATGGCAGGGCGACAACA ATGATTGAGAAATCCGAGAAGATGCCATGGTACAAGGGTCCAACGCTCCTGGAGGCACTAGACATGCTGGAGCCACCAGTGCGTCCGAGCGACAAGCCCCTGCGTCTGCCACTGCAGGACGTGTACAAGATCGGTGGTATTGGCACCGTGCCCGTTGGTCGTGTGGAGACCGGCGTGATGAAGCCTGGTGATGTGGTGACGTTTGCCCCCGCCAACGTGACGACCGAGGTGAAATCGATCGAGATGCACCACGAGCAGCTCGCTGAGGCGACCCCCGGTGACAACGTCGGCTTTAACGTGAAGAACGTTTCTGTAAAGGACATCCGCCGTGGCAACGTCTGCGGTAACACCAAGAACGACCCCCCAAAGGAGGCCGCCGACTTCACGGCACAGGTGATCATCCTGAACCACCCCGGACAGATTGGAAACGGTTATGCGCCCGTGCTGGACTGCCACACATCGCACATTGCCTGCAAGTTCGCGGAGATCGAGTCGAAGATCGACCGTCGCTCTGGCAAGGAGCTGGAGAAGGCTCCCAAGTCTATCAAGTCTGGCGACGCCGCGATCGTGCGCATGGTGCCGCAGAAGCCTATGTGCGTGGAGGTCTTCAACGACTACGCGCCACTCGGCCGCTTTGCCGTGCGTGACATGCGCCAGACCGTCGCTGTCGGTATCATCAAGGCCGTGACCAAGAAGGACGGTTCTGGTGGTAAGGTGACGAAGGCTGCGGTGAAGGCTTCGAAGAAATAA